The sequence GGCATTATTTTCTCCCGTTGTCATTACTTTTGATTGTATTGCACCCTAAAAAGATCTTAATTTATTGATGAGAATAAATTCTGCCAACTTGGCAACTTTTTCTTGAGGTTTAAGGTAAGAGGCGGACAAAGTGACTGACGTTTTGATCATTAAATTGAGTGCATCAAATAATGAGATCAAAACGATTTCTTATCGGAAGTTAAGAGTGACTTGATCGGGGTTTAAATATCAATTTGCTGTTTAGCTAAGTGATAGTATAATTGCTGGGCTTCAATTAATTCCTCATGAGTTCCTTTTTCTACTAATAAACCTTGATTTAAGACTAAAATGCAGTCGGCATCGCGCACGGTGGAAAGGCGATGGGCAATGATAAACGTGGTTCGATCGCGCTGGAGACGTTTCAGATTACTTTGAAACCGTTGTTCCGATTCCGTATCGAGGGCACTAGTGGCTTCGTCGAGAATGAGCAGTTTGGGATGATCTAACAAAGCCCGCGCGATCGCGATTCGTTGCCGTTGTCCTCCCGATAAGGTTGCTCCTCGCTCTCCCACTTTCGTGTTATAACCAAGGGGCATGGCTTGAATAAAACTGTGTGCTTCAGCAAGTTTGGCTGCTTCAATCACTTCTTCGAGGCTAAACTCAGGTCGGTACATCGTAATATTTTCTAAGATGGTTCCAGAGAACAAAAAGCAATCCTGAGAGACAACCCCCAGTTGGGAACGGAGAGAATGAGGCGAAACGTGCCGTAAGTCGTGACCATCAATAAAAATCCGTCCCTGATCTGGTTGATATAACCCTTGCAGCAGTTTCACCAGCGTACTTTTACCAGATCCACTGCGTCCCACAATCGCGATCGTTTCTCCAGCATTAGCCTCAAACGACACCCCATCCAGAGCATTCTGTCCTTCTTCTGCACTATAACCAAAGACAACATTCTGAAAACTGACATTCCCTTCTAACTGCGGTAAAGGAAGCATAGTTTGGTCTGCAGTTTCCTCGGATTGCACAAGGAAGACATCATTGAGTCGTTCCACTGCAATCAAGACTTCTTGTAATTCATCCCAAATATTCGCCAATGCCAAAATGGGATTAATCACCCGTCCCAGCAGCATATTAAAAGCAACCAGTTGTCCAATAGTGAGTTCGCCTCGAATCACGAGACTCGCCCCGTACCATAACAACGCTGTTGATCCAATAATGTTAATAAAGCCATTAAGGGCTTCGAGTTTGATCCCAAATTTTTCTTGCCGAAAGCTAGTATTCAAAAAATCGGTGAAATGGCTTTCCCAGCGCCACCGCAACTCTTGTTCTGAAGCCGTGGTTTTAACGGTTTCGATACCAGTAATCGTCTCCACAAGGGCTGAATTTTCCGCAGCCGATTGATTAAACACTTGTCGGGAGAGTTTTCGCATCCAAGGGGTAGCGATTAAGGTTGAGATCATAATCGGTGGAATAATAGCAAGAATCAAAAAGGTTAATTCCCAGTTGTAGTAAAACATCAACCCGAGATAAACCACACTCATCAGGATGTCTAACCAAGCCACCATCCCATTACTAAGTAAAAACTGTTGGATTTTTTGATTCTCATTGACGCGGGTGAGAATATCCCCCACTTGACGGGATTCAAAAAACTTAAGGGGGAGTTTCATCGTATGACGAATAAACCCGCCAATCATGGTTAAATCCAAAATATTGGCGAGATAGCTAAACAAATACTGTCGGGTTGAGGATAAAATCACTTCCGCCATTCCAAAAATCAAAATCCCGATCGCGAAAACATTCAACATACTTAAGCTGCGAGTGACGACCACTTGGTCGAGAATGATTTGGGTAAACAACGGCGTGACCAGACCGAAGACTTGAATTAACAGTGACGCTAAGATGATTTGGAAGGCGGTTGATTGATAGGGGAACAGGAGCTTAAAAAATCTCCCTAAAGAGGGCTTTTCATCAGGGAGTTCTTTTAACTGTTCAGTGGGGTTAAGTAACAGCGCATATCCTGTCCAACCTTGCAAGAATTCTCGTTTGGATAAGCTAAACTTACCCCGAGCGGGATCAGCGACCAGCACTCGCCTTTTCTGCACGTGATAAACCACTACATAATGATCTCCTTGCCAGTGAGCAATCCAAGGATTATTCTGAATCGTACTCACTAGGGCATCTAAACTACCTCGTACTGGTTTGGCAATATAGCCTAATTTTTCCGCAACTTTAGCAAGTACAGAGAGGGATGTACCAGAACGCCCGACATTGCCTAAACTGCGAACAGAATTAATACTCAATCGTTTGTCCCAGTACAGGCTAATCATGACCAAACAAGCAATCCCACAATCAGAGCTACTTTGTTGTTCAATAAAGGGATAACGTCGCCAAATCCGTTTTCGTCTGCTTTGGGGTTGAGGAAATTCCACTTCAACGGTTTCTGTCGGTAAAGCCGAGGTAGCAGCGGTTTGACGCTGCGATGACTTTTCGGACTTGGGGACAATCGGAGATGGGGTCGAGAGTTGGTGGTTGTTGGTTTCGGGGTGATGATCGGGTTCTGAGGTTGAGAGTTGGTGTAAGTGCTCTTGGGGAAGATAATAGAGTTTGAGCGGGGTTTGCGCGACCCAATCCGAGCCGACGGGATCGGTATCTCCCCAGGCCTTGACCGATGAGGGATGAATTTGACCTTGACGTAGCCAAAATCGTCCCGCTTGGGTCGGTGTGGCTTCCGCGAGAGACGTACCTGCAGCCATGTCTAGGGCTTGGAGATGAGGAACAATCCCTTGCAAACGATGGGCGGGAAAGGTTCTCAGTTCAGTTAAGGTTTTCAGAAATATTAAGCGTTGTCGCTTCTGAGCGATTTTGATCCAAAGGGTTTTCAGTTGCGGATACTCTCGAAACCATTTATTTTGTTGGGATCTCCTGAGACGAGCGACTGCTACAGGAGTGGTATTGTCAGCAGCGACCACTTGATAAGATAAACCATTCTCTTCCGCAAGTTGATCACCTCCAAATAATGCTCCTTGTTTTAAAACTTCTACTGAGACTTGTCGTTGTTTTTGCGGGTCAAAACTGAGTAAGCGCACTCGCCCTTGCGTAATGCAATATAAATCCTGATCCGATTGGTTATTGTCTTGTTCAGAGGTAGCTAAGTATTCATAAATTAAATCACCAAAGTGAAAAGAAAGGGATGTAAAGTCATTACTAAAATTGGTAATCACTTTCTGATCTAGGCTTTCTAAGATGGGGTCTTGTTTCAAGACACTTGACAACAGACTTTCCTGTGAAAGGGTCGAGGATGGTTTTCCTTGATGATTGAAATCAGTCTGCATATATTTACTGAATTACGTAATGAGTTAGAACAATTTCGGTTAATTTGGGTTAGAGGTTTAAAGAAGTTATGAAGACCCTATGGTTGTTTTTTGACGGGAATTACATCAAATCTTGACGTAACTTGGATTCGTTATTATTTCTTACGTTAACACGCAAAAAAGTAGTTGTAAATACGGAATATAAATCAGGGAATTGATTGATCTAGTGATTCGAGATCAAACAACATTACGGTTAAATAATTTTAATTAGGTAAAAACAAGAATCCGATTCCAGTTAGTGCAATGAAAACGCCAAGAATTGCTCGGAGGGTAATGGTTTCTTTGAGAAATGCTGCAATGGGAAGCACAAAAAGCGGGCTGGTTGAGCTTAAGGTTTGAGCCACGCCAGTTGCTGTAAACTTGAGGGAAATCTGCTGCAACCAAATGCCCAAGTAGGTGCTGGCGAAAGCAGTGATAAAAATAATCCCGACTAAGCGCCATGACCATTGCAAGGAAGGGAGTTTAAGCTGTTGTTGTCGGGAGACAAGTAAGGGAATAAGAGAGAGTGTCCCTGCACTGAGGCGGATCAGGGTACTCCAGAGGGGATTAAGGTCAAAATCAGTTAATGCGGAACGAGAAAGCACTGCACCGACCGCTTGCGCGATCGCGCTGGCGAGCCCAAACCCAATCCCAAGTTTTAAGTTTTCGACGGTTAAATCTTGATTGCTGGTACGTTCACTAATTACAGTGGCGACACCCACTAAAGTTAAGATAATGCCTAGCCAAGCCGACACAGACAGGGTTTCTTGCAGGAAAATCAGGGCGATCATCGCAGCCAACGGAGGCGCAAGGGTTTCAAACAACAAGGCTCGTCTTGCGCCCAAATACTTGAGACTGGAAAAGAAAACCGTATCGCCAAAGCCAATCCCAATGATGCCACTGGTGACGAGGAAGAGGATGGGAAGGAGGGGAAGGGTGGGGAAGGTGCTTTGGGTGATAATTGCGGTGAAGGCTAAGAGAAACAGCGCGATCGCGCCCTTTAAGAAATTCAGGAATAAAGGGGACATCTGCTGTCCGAGACGGCTATAAACCACCGAAGCACTCGCCCATAACAAAGCAGCGAATAAAGCAGCAAATTCCCCCTTAAAATCAAGCATCAGAGCTAACTACAGTACCGTGTGGGTGTGAGAGTGTTGTTTGACATTATCCTCGGTGCGTACCATCCGTTCCGCGTTGAGAACTCGTTTCCGTTTCGTGGAATGATTAAGATCGGTTTTCAGTGTGCCCAAAGGAAAAGAGGATTGTAAATGATCATGATACTTGTAAGTGCGTACCGCAGCAATCACGCGCTCGGTAAAGTCTGTTCCAAAATCGGAATCTTGGGGGAAATCATCGGGCTTGATCAAGTTTTTCCCGTCAAACACTTCTTTCACGGGTTTGGCTGCAATCATCTGATAAGAGGTTTCTGCTCCTCCTAAAACTGACTCTAAACTAGAAGAAGGAATGGGTTCAATAACATTCACTTGCTTGGTTTCTCCTTCTTCCCGAATGAAGCAAGTGGCAACCCCAAACACACAATAATCATCTTGGGAGATTTCTGGGGCGTTACTAAATAAAACGGTGTCTGTGGTCATAATAATTTAACGGCTGCAATCCAATTATAGTTTCTGCTTTTGGGATGATCTTGACAGACTTTCTCTCTGATATCCTGCTTAGGCAAATATTTGTTGCAATTGGGCGCATTGAGGTAACGTTTTATGAAAATTGGTTTACTGGGAACGGGTTTGATGGGACAGGCGATGGCACAAACGCTCCTCGCTGCGGACTATTCGGTGATGGCGTATAACCGTACAGCCGAAAAGTTAGATCCTCTGAAAGAAAAAGGCTGCGCGATCGCGCGATCGGCTGCTCATTTAATTTCAAACTGCGATTGTATCATTTTAATGTTAAGTGATGCTCCTGCGATTCGAGAGGTTGTCCTCGCCACAGAAAGCGCCCAAGAGTTATCTGGACACACGATTATTCAAATGGGGACGATCGCGCCGAAAGAAAGTAGAGAGTTGCAATCTGAGATTGTTAGTTCTGGTGGAGATTATTTAGAAGCCCCTGTGTTAGGGAGTGTTCCTCAAGCGCAGTCTGGAACATTACAAGTGATGGTTGGGGGAACACAAGAACAGTTTGACCAGTGGAATGCGGTCTTGTCTGCTTTCGGAAAACCCTTTTTAGTGGGAGAAGTGGGGAAAGCAGCGACCTTAAAACTCGCCTTAAATCAATTAATTGTTTCTCTCACGGGTGCATTTTCTATGAGTTTAGCTTTTGCACAGCAAGAAGGGTTAGATGTGGAAATGTTGATGTCAGTTTTAAGAGAAAGTGCGTTATACGCGCCCACGTTTGATAAGAAACTGAAACGAATGGTCAGCCATGATTACAGTAATCCTAATTTTCCCACGAAGCATCTGTTAAAAGATACTCGCTTATTTTTAGATGCAGCCAAGACAGAAGGATTAACGGTTTCTGCATTACAAGGAATGGAAACCATTTTAGAAGCTGCATTAGACTTAGGGTTAGGCGATGAAGATTATTCGGCTTTATTTGAAGTCATCCAATCCTCAGTGAGCAGTGAGCAGTGACTAATGACCAATGACTAATGACTAATGACTAATGACCAATGACATCTATGATTTAGATAGCATTAATTCATCTCATCGCCAAGTGGTAGGAGATAAAGCGATCGCGCTGAGTTGGCTTTCCCAACAAGGGTTTCCCGTTTCCTCAGGGGTAGTCGTCGGGAGTCAAGTTTTGGGGTCGGTGTTGAGTCGAGAAGAGTCCTTTGCGTCTCTAAAGCAAGTAATCCCGACGCTGAATGATTATGAAAGGTTACAACAAACGGCTCAAACCTTGTCGGAATTGGTCAGTGAGTTTGTATTCGATCCCGATTGGTATCAGGAACTGTATCAAAAAATTGCCTCTTGGGAAACACAAACACTAATCTTCCGCCCTTCCGTTGTCTTCCCCCCATCTCATCCTCCAGTGTCGGGTTTATTCGCCTCATACTGTTGTTTATTTCAGAAAGATGAAATTGAAATAGGATTAAAGCGGGTGTGGCGTTCATTCTTCTACGCCCGTAATTTATTTTATTGGCAACAGCAAGGAATCAGTTGGGAGAGTTTAGGATTAGCGGTACTGATGCAACCGATATCAAGCGCGATCGCGTCAGGGATTTTAGAAGTGAGGGAACAACAATGTTACCTGCAAGCAGTACAAGGGTTAGGACACAGTTTAGTCTGGGGAGAAGCGTCACCAGAAACGTACCACGTTGATCTGACCCTGCAAGAAATCAAAGGTCATCAACTGGCTTATCAAACTCGCATTTACCAACTTAATCCCTCACTAGAGGTGACGACGGTGGACAAAGAAGCTGAGAAAGCTGTTTTAAGTTCCCGCCAATTTTCTGAGTTGATTAAACTAGCGGTCAGTTTACAGGGAAAAATGAAGCAAAATTTTCGCTGTGAATGGACATTTTTCCCCGAATCTAACTCCGACAACGGTCAAGACGAAAGTTCTCTCTTATACTTAACTCAATTTTCCTCTGAGATCTCTATGGTTACCAAGAGTGATTCCCAATCCCGAAACTTCAAAGCTAACGAACCTGTCACGCCCACAAG comes from Halothece sp. PCC 7418 and encodes:
- a CDS encoding NAD(P)-dependent oxidoreductase, with product MKIGLLGTGLMGQAMAQTLLAADYSVMAYNRTAEKLDPLKEKGCAIARSAAHLISNCDCIILMLSDAPAIREVVLATESAQELSGHTIIQMGTIAPKESRELQSEIVSSGGDYLEAPVLGSVPQAQSGTLQVMVGGTQEQFDQWNAVLSAFGKPFLVGEVGKAATLKLALNQLIVSLTGAFSMSLAFAQQEGLDVEMLMSVLRESALYAPTFDKKLKRMVSHDYSNPNFPTKHLLKDTRLFLDAAKTEGLTVSALQGMETILEAALDLGLGDEDYSALFEVIQSSVSSEQ
- a CDS encoding DMT family transporter encodes the protein MLDFKGEFAALFAALLWASASVVYSRLGQQMSPLFLNFLKGAIALFLLAFTAIITQSTFPTLPLLPILFLVTSGIIGIGFGDTVFFSSLKYLGARRALLFETLAPPLAAMIALIFLQETLSVSAWLGIILTLVGVATVISERTSNQDLTVENLKLGIGFGLASAIAQAVGAVLSRSALTDFDLNPLWSTLIRLSAGTLSLIPLLVSRQQQLKLPSLQWSWRLVGIIFITAFASTYLGIWLQQISLKFTATGVAQTLSSTSPLFVLPIAAFLKETITLRAILGVFIALTGIGFLFLPN
- a CDS encoding peptidase domain-containing ABC transporter, giving the protein MQTDFNHQGKPSSTLSQESLLSSVLKQDPILESLDQKVITNFSNDFTSLSFHFGDLIYEYLATSEQDNNQSDQDLYCITQGRVRLLSFDPQKQRQVSVEVLKQGALFGGDQLAEENGLSYQVVAADNTTPVAVARLRRSQQNKWFREYPQLKTLWIKIAQKRQRLIFLKTLTELRTFPAHRLQGIVPHLQALDMAAGTSLAEATPTQAGRFWLRQGQIHPSSVKAWGDTDPVGSDWVAQTPLKLYYLPQEHLHQLSTSEPDHHPETNNHQLSTPSPIVPKSEKSSQRQTAATSALPTETVEVEFPQPQSRRKRIWRRYPFIEQQSSSDCGIACLVMISLYWDKRLSINSVRSLGNVGRSGTSLSVLAKVAEKLGYIAKPVRGSLDALVSTIQNNPWIAHWQGDHYVVVYHVQKRRVLVADPARGKFSLSKREFLQGWTGYALLLNPTEQLKELPDEKPSLGRFFKLLFPYQSTAFQIILASLLIQVFGLVTPLFTQIILDQVVVTRSLSMLNVFAIGILIFGMAEVILSSTRQYLFSYLANILDLTMIGGFIRHTMKLPLKFFESRQVGDILTRVNENQKIQQFLLSNGMVAWLDILMSVVYLGLMFYYNWELTFLILAIIPPIMISTLIATPWMRKLSRQVFNQSAAENSALVETITGIETVKTTASEQELRWRWESHFTDFLNTSFRQEKFGIKLEALNGFINIIGSTALLWYGASLVIRGELTIGQLVAFNMLLGRVINPILALANIWDELQEVLIAVERLNDVFLVQSEETADQTMLPLPQLEGNVSFQNVVFGYSAEEGQNALDGVSFEANAGETIAIVGRSGSGKSTLVKLLQGLYQPDQGRIFIDGHDLRHVSPHSLRSQLGVVSQDCFLFSGTILENITMYRPEFSLEEVIEAAKLAEAHSFIQAMPLGYNTKVGERGATLSGGQRQRIAIARALLDHPKLLILDEATSALDTESEQRFQSNLKRLQRDRTTFIIAHRLSTVRDADCILVLNQGLLVEKGTHEELIEAQQLYYHLAKQQIDI